The DNA segment CTTGATGCTAAATTatagttttttcttgttttccttcacaGCTCATTGTGTAGCTCTTCCAGAAGACGGATCCCCAACGTTGGAGGAACATCTAGCCGATGGTAAGGACATTGGTAAGGTGgggtcaaatgttttccaagaaACCATATCAGACAACATGGTTTCTGGAGATCATGGAGAGGTGCCGAGGTGTAGTTCACCTCCGCAGTCTGTTGACTGTAGTACCAGCTCCAGTGTTAGCTCCAGTCAAGATGACTGGGCTAGCAGTTTCAGTGGTAGCTGTATTAGCAGCTCCAGTGGTAGCTCCAGTCTAAATGACTGGGCTAGCAGCTCCAGTTGTAGCTCTGTTACCAGCTACAGTAAAGATGAGGTAGGTAGTGATTGGACTACCAGTTACGGAAGTATCAGTACTACCAGCTGCAGTCCAACGGTGGACCGTCCTTACGCTGAGCTTGAGATGACTCAGAAGTTTCAAGAGGACATTTTTCACTTGACCTCACTTGAAGAGCCCATTTTGAGTCCAGATGATTCCAGACCTTTTGGTGTCTTGCAACGTCATCAGGTAGGTTTGGTAGGGGATGCGACTCGTATGACATCGGTGACCGGCAAAAACGGAAAGAGGACAATGGACAGTGACTCTGAGGAGGAGCCCCCTGCCAAAAGGACAAGGGACAGTGATGCTGAAGAGGAGCCCTCTGCCAAGAGGACTAGGGACAGTGATGATGTTGAAGAGGCGCCCCCAGCCAAGAGGACAAGGGTCAGTGTTTCTGAAGAGGAGCCCTCTGCCAAGAGGACTAGGGACAGTGATGATGTTGAAGAGGCGCCCCCAGCCAAGAGGACAAGGGTCAGTGTTTCTGAAGAGGAGCCCTCTGCCAAGAGGACTAGGGACAGTGATGATGTTGAAGAGGCGCCCCCAGCCAAGAGGACAAGGGACAGTGTTTCTGAAGTGGAGCCCTCTGCCAAAAGCACCGGGGAGCATCAACCTAGAGATGAGCTCCCGTCCAAGAGGACCAGGGACAGTGGTGCTGAAGAGGAGATCCCTCCCAAGATTTCCCGGAACAGCGATCATGAAGAGGAACCTGTTCTCAGTCCCTCCACAAATGTGTTGTGTGAGGATTCTTTTCAGTCATCCCCTGACCGCAGTCCCTCGCCCATGTCATTGTGGGGGGATCACCTCTTTTCACCCTTTGGTCTTTCACCTATGAGTGCAAGTGAGGATCCCATTCTGTCCTCCCCTGTCTTCAGTCCCTCGCCAAGATTACCATGTGAAGGTCCCATTGTGTCTGTTTATGCCATCAGTCCCCCAATCAGTGAAGATCCTATTTTGTCATCCCCCGTCCTCAGTCGTCCACCAAGCACAGCTTGTGAGGATCCCATTGCGTCTTCCCCTGTCGTGAGTACTTCCCCAGCAACATACTGCAAAATTCCAAGTGCGACATTCCcttgtttttgtgtctggatGAAGTCTCAAATGGACAGAGAAGAGGAACCAATACCCTCAACATCTGGAATTGGATCTGACGGAATTAGAGGAAGAGAGAGTCCCAGACAAGTGTGGTTTAGACCTCACTACGACTTGTCAAGTGATGACTCTGATTAGATTGGGATCTTGAAAAACTAAGACCTACCAGAGAAGACCCATTAGGATACTGGAAtttctatgttgtttttgttaaagccAATGGCTTTCTAGCAGGACCGAGGATCCCTTAGGTAGCGTCTTGCACCGGGGCTTTTCTTTATCCCGCTgctagatattttattttagatgttaagGATTCTAGCAGGACCGAGGATGCCTTAGGTAGCGTCTTGCACCAGGGCTTTTCTTTATCCCACTGCTAGATGTTTCATTCTAGATATTAAGGTTTCTGGTAGAACAGGCAATGCTGACTTTTTTGCTGTTAATGAATGTATGACTAAATGCTGGAGGATGCTAATTTAAATTTCTGAGGAACAAGACCATActgggaaacaaaaaacactaaaagtagTCGGACATGGATGGTGCATAAAAGATAAACGCTAAAAGGAATAAGACAACGCTACAggattaatattaaaataaaacaatcttgCTGGGTAAAAATCAAACCTCAAAACTATTAAGGCAATGCGGCTCAGGACACTGGAATCAATACAATTGAGACAACACTGCTGCAAATTAAACtctaaaatttaaacaatatttatgacAGTTCTAAtttttaagacataaaaaatacaaatggagACACATTATAATCGGTTGAGCTCTGGTGTAAACGGATTGAAACAGCGGTTTTAAAGTTACAATCATTCTGGTCTGGACTTTATAAAAACCACAGGAAATGAAACGTTTTAAAGTATGAAATAACAACGGCAGCGACAGTAAAAACGGGAGTTAATTCAAACGTTCAAagatgaaagaggaagagagaaataGGCAGGACCTTTGGACCCGGATATGAACTGTTGATCCACGGATCAATCATTTGGTGGCTGGATTCCAAAACCCTCAACACCACATGTTAAAATGAGCAAGACATTTAAACTCAGGTGATAATAATGGTTTTAAAAGTAGGTAATGCTGCTGGGTGTCAAACCTAAAATCTCTTAAGACTGAGAAGAGACAACGCTTTTCTGGACAAATTCATTTCTCTAAGGATGGAGACAACGCTTCTCAAGTAGTGAGAAATATTCATCTTTTAGGACTAATATGATGTCACGGtggacaaattaaaatgtagaagAATTTAAACGTCCCGCagagaacaaattaaaatctttaaggataaaagaaaaagacaggaataAATGCCAAGTTTCAGGGTGTAATAGCGGTGCTTCCCCACACGGTGCTTCTAATATAGTCAATTGTTCTCACCTGGTCCTTCATTAATccagtctcccagtttgaatctTTCAGGTTCATCGTTGGATTCTTTCGTGGTTCTCCATGTGgacattaaaaaatacagacattAGTCTCTGATCCAAGGTCCAGACGTGTCAGATCTCTGATGTTCTGATCATCCCAGGTTGGATCTTCTGAACCTGGAATCCTCCACCTTCAACACCGTCAGTCAGgtggaggaagataagagaaTCCAGTTGAcgaaaaaaattaagaacatttaCTTTTACACAATTAAAGGTTTTCAATATGCATGAAGTTGAGGTCAACACTCGAATCTGATTTCTACTTTCTGCTGTACTTTCTCCTCACTGACCTTTTTGTTCTGTCTTATTGTTTTCATTGAGTTCTTTCATAACATCAGAGCTTTGATGAGCTTTGTGTTGATGGAAAGAGGATCAGGAATAGAGCAGAGAACCTGCTGATCTACTGGTTCTAGTAGATTTTATAAATGGTGAGGTCATGATGATGACTTGATCAGACTGATTCAATCATCTTGTATTTAGACCGAAATTAAGGAATGTGTGTCTGATCATGTGTTGGTTCACTAGCATGACTGAAACAAGTCAACAGCACTGGACcaatgaggagagagaagacacAGAGGACTGAGGAGACAGAAAATCCTGCTGGAAATCCAGAGACGTTTCCTGATGCGTCaggaagataagagaacccagttgacaaaaaaagtaagaacatttCTATCTACTGAACataactaaacatttcagatggaGCTGCGTAGAGTTGAGCTGAAAGTTCCAAACTGGTTCTGTCTGCTGTCCatgattattttcctctttaactctcttgtcttttctctttatttcatttctctgtcaACTCATGTCACATGACTTGAGTTGACcaacaaataaagcagaagacctgctccacctgctgttCTACTGGTTGGAAGAGATTGTGGAAAAGGTGAGGACATGATGATGACTTGATCAGAAAGTCTCCTTCAGTCATCTGTTATTTAGACTGAATGTGTGTCTGATTATGTGTTGATTCTCCAGCATCAGTGAGAAAAGACAACAACTCTTGACcaatgaggagagagaagacacAGAGGACTGAGGAGACAGAAAATCCTGCTGGAAATCCATAAAAAACGTTTTCTGATGGACCAGGGGGACAGCTGAGGACAGGACAGCATGAAGAGACAGAGATCATGTGAAGTAGGTCCTTCAATAACAAACCAAGTGTTGCCAACTATGTTAATTTAGTTACTATTTTGTTGCAGTTAAAACAAGTGAATGTTGGGTAAGAATCAACAGTAGCCAGCAGACAAATAAGTAAAACCCTGATTCAGGTGATTTGTAATATTACCTGTgctgaacaaaaaacaagattagaaatattaatgtttatttatgactGTAAAACATCCATTTGATAACTCGCTCTTTTTAGCATCAGTAATTGATGGTTGTCCTAAATGTTTTCTAGATTCAAGGATGACCTTTCAACCCTGgatttcatttctgctttggAGCTTCAAGTGTGGAAAAGTTGATGTGAGAGGAAATCTTTGAGGTTCATCTCAGTGAAAAGGGCAGCACCAGACGACAAGAAGAAACCAGACTGCTAGGATTCTCCTTGAGACGGACCAAACCTCGCTTTCCTGTTCAAACACTGACAAAATACCAAAGCCCAAGACAAACCATCAGTTTCTAAAAAGACATGGACTTTGGGATACAAAACTCTCTGGACTTTATTGACTTCAAATAAAgaatcacaaaacacaaatgtggATGTTAACTTGTGAAACCTGCTCTGTCAAAGTTCTGACTCTGCTGCGTTGGGGTTGTTTGACACACCTTTAAATTTTAGACTCATTTATTTCCAAGTCCACCATGTTTTCCAGTCTTATGTAGTTTTCCACATAGGATTCCCAAGTCAGTGGATGCACGGGGCCACTGTCTCTAGAGGCCCTCAAACTGTCCCTAAAGACGGTCATGGCCACATTGACTGCTGTTTGACTCGGTCATAAACTGTCCCAATTCCTCCTGGGAGTCTGAGAACCCACAGTCTGTTCTGCCAAACCCAGGAGTAAAATATGCACAGGACACATAGTTTAgttctatatttatatttctacatTCAACTGTCACTACCAACTGCTATGACTATTGTTGAAAACTGTTGTAATGCTTaattgtatttatatataaatattagaaatgaatatttttatgtaatcagaaactgttacaataaaaagtgaCAAACTATTAACACAtggctgatttttattgttttggtttttttgacaatttttaaaagctgcCAAACAGGCAACAAATGAACCagatattaattaaacaaatgagaaaaacaacaaaaatcttgtTAGGTAGGTGGTTCATGACATCTGGTTTACCAGATGAACAGTGAGACTGTTCAGCAGGTCTGATGGTATTTGTAGTCCATCTTTCCTTGCTTTCATCAATGTCACATTGCAGCAAACCCATGAACACAAACCGCACTAGACGTGTCTCTCCTTCAGATCATTCATCAGATCATCCAGAACTGGGActaacaacaaaccaaaattagaacaaatgaagaaaaatttcagcagaaaaaacacaaacagtctaGAATGACATCATT comes from the Gambusia affinis linkage group LG07, SWU_Gaff_1.0, whole genome shotgun sequence genome and includes:
- the LOC122833682 gene encoding endochitinase A-like isoform X2, producing the protein MLNYSFFLFSFTAHCVALPEDGSPTLEEHLADGKDIGKVGSNVFQETISDNMVSGDHGEVPRCSSPPQSVDCSTSSSVSSSQDDWASSFSGSCISSSSGSSSLNDWASSSSCSSVTSYSKDEVGSDWTTSYGSISTTSCSPTVDRPYAELEMTQKFQEDIFHLTSLEEPILSPDDSRPFGVLQRHQVGLVGDATRMTSVTGKNGKRTMDSDSEEEPPAKRTRDSDAEEEPSAKRTRDSDDVEEAPPAKRTRVSVSEEEPSAKRTRDSDDVEEAPPAKRTRVSVSEEEPSAKRTRDSDDVEEAPPAKRTRDSVSEVEPSAKSTGEHQPRDELPSKRTRDSGAEEEIPPKISRNSDHEEEPVLSPSTNVLCEDSFQSSPDRSPSPMSLWGDHLFSPFGLSPMSASEDPILSSPVFSPSPRLPCEGPIVSVYAISPPISEDPILSSPVLSRPPSTACEDPIASSPVVSTSPATYCKIPSATFPCFCVWMKSQMDREEEPIPSTSGIGSDGIRGRESPRQVWFRPHYDLSSDDSD
- the LOC122833682 gene encoding endochitinase A-like isoform X1, producing MDPGQEKDQQGGQLEAHCVALPEDGSPTLEEHLADGKDIGKVGSNVFQETISDNMVSGDHGEVPRCSSPPQSVDCSTSSSVSSSQDDWASSFSGSCISSSSGSSSLNDWASSSSCSSVTSYSKDEVGSDWTTSYGSISTTSCSPTVDRPYAELEMTQKFQEDIFHLTSLEEPILSPDDSRPFGVLQRHQVGLVGDATRMTSVTGKNGKRTMDSDSEEEPPAKRTRDSDAEEEPSAKRTRDSDDVEEAPPAKRTRVSVSEEEPSAKRTRDSDDVEEAPPAKRTRVSVSEEEPSAKRTRDSDDVEEAPPAKRTRDSVSEVEPSAKSTGEHQPRDELPSKRTRDSGAEEEIPPKISRNSDHEEEPVLSPSTNVLCEDSFQSSPDRSPSPMSLWGDHLFSPFGLSPMSASEDPILSSPVFSPSPRLPCEGPIVSVYAISPPISEDPILSSPVLSRPPSTACEDPIASSPVVSTSPATYCKIPSATFPCFCVWMKSQMDREEEPIPSTSGIGSDGIRGRESPRQVWFRPHYDLSSDDSD